From the genome of Papaver somniferum cultivar HN1 chromosome 2, ASM357369v1, whole genome shotgun sequence, one region includes:
- the LOC113347300 gene encoding probable arabinosyltransferase ARAD1 → MAPRNNSRLPIKSLSLSFSIFCILPISLFFLFYLSHQRSSPLPSPSLSLTHKLSPNQNKSSIKVYIADLPRSLNYGLLDTYWSIKSDSRIGSEIDNELRSDFTKTTNPKYLPYPENPIIKQYSAEYWILGDLMTPADLRVNLFAERVFDSDEADVVFVPFFATLSAEIQLIVEKGVFRKKVVGNGDYMRQKEMLDLIKASDAWKRSGGRDHVFVITDPVAVWHFKAELAPAILLVVDFGGWYKVDSKASNDSSSEMIQHTQISLLKDVIVPYTHLLPRLHLSENQDRKTLVYFKGAKHRHRGGLVREKLWDLMVNEPDVVMEEGFPNATGREQSINGMRSSEFCLHPAGDTPTSCRLFDAIVSLCIPVIVSDDIELPFEGMVDYSDFSVFVSVNNALQPNWLVQYLRSISKRQRDTFRHNMAQIQHIFEYDSGQLGGIGPIPPDGAVNNIWKKVHQKLPMIKEAIIREKRKPQGVFVPRRCHCT, encoded by the exons ATGGCACCAAGGAATAACAGTCGTTTACCAATCAAATCCCTATCCCTCTCATTTTCAATCTTCTGTATTCTCCCAAtttctctcttcttcctcttctactTATCCCACCAACGATCTTCACCATTACCATCACCGTCACTTTCTCTTACCCACAAATTATCTCCAAATCAAAACAAATCCTCCATCAAAGTATACATTGCAGATCTACCCAGATCACTAAATTACGGTCTACTAGATACATACTGGTCAATCAAATCCGATTCAAGAATCGGTAGTGAAATTGACAATGAATTACGCTCTGattttacaaaaacaacaaatccTAAATACCTTCCTTACCCAGAAAACCCAATTATTAAACAATATAGTGCTGAGTATTGGATTTTGGGTGATTTAATGACACCTGCAGATTTAAGAGTGAATTTGTTTGCTGAAAGAGTTTTTGATTCTGATGAAGCGGATGTTGTTTTTGTTCCTTTCTTTGCTACTCTTAGTGCTGAGATTCAATTAATAGTTGAAAAGGGAGTGTTCAGAAAGAAAGTTGTTGGCAATGGTGATTATATGAGACAGAAAGAGATGCTGGACCTGATTAAAGCTTCTGATGCTTGGAAACGTTCTGGTGGTCGTGATCATGTTTTTGTTATTACTG ACCCAGTAGCAGTGTGGCATTTTAAAGCTGAGCTAGCACCTGCTATACTTCTAGTTGTTGATTTTGGTGGATGGTATAAGGTGGACTCGAAAGCTTCGAATGATAGTTCTTCAGAGATGATACAGCATACCCAAATTTCACTACTGAAAGATGTGATTGTACCTTACACTCATTTACTCCCCCGGTTGCATCTATCAGAAAATCAGGATCGCAAGACCCTTGTTTACTTTAAAGGAGCAAAGCACAGGCACAGG GGTGGCTTAGTGCGTGAGAAATTGTGGGATTTGATGGTTAATGAGCCTGACGTGGTAATGGAAGAAGGTTTCCCAAACGCAACTGGTCGGGAGCAGTCAATAAATGGGATGCGGAGCTCTGAATTCTGTTTGCACCCAGCTGGGGATACACCCACTTCTTGTCGACTTTTTGATGCTATCGTCAGTCTTTGCATACCTGTTATTGTTAGTGACGATATCGAGCTCCCATTTGAAGGAATGGTTGATTATTCAGATTTTTCTGTTTTTGTGTCAGTTAACAATGCCTTGCAACCCAACTGGTTGGTGCAGTACCTGAGAAGCATCTCTAAAAGGCAAAGAGACACATTTCGACACAATATGGCTCAGATTCAACACATTTTTGAGTATGATAGTGGCCAACTAGGTGGTATTGGGCCGATTCCTCCAGATGGTGCAGTAAATAACATATGGAAAAAGGTTCATCAGAAACTTCCCATGATTAAAGAGGCAATCATCCGAGAAAAGAGAAAACCCCAAGGTGTGTTTGTTCCTCGTCGGTGCCACTGTACATGA